The DNA window TATTATTAAATGACTCGATGCATTTTGCCTTTATGAGCTTTTATAGTAGTTACGCAGTGTTGGTTGTTTTCTTTAATCAATCTTCCTTATATAAAGTGCTACTGACACTAGGTGTTGCAGTGTTCTTAGGTTGGTTATTAATGAATTATGCCGCATCTATCAATTGGTGTTTACCGTTTTTATTCGTGTTTGGAGCTTTACATTTGATACTTCAAGGTACTTTGTTAAGTACATCTATGATCACTGCGAGTATGTTGGGATTATTTTTATTTTTAAAAGCAAGCAATGAAGGGGTATTGATTAATAAGAAGGGAATAAGCCTAAGTATCCTTGCATTACTATTTGGGGCGATTTTATGGACAATCGATGAGGCGGTTGTAAAGCAGGAGCAGATAAATCAAGAGATTGAAGTGGTAAGTAGTGAGGGTAAAGAAAAAGCACCTAATTTTACACTCACCTCCCTATCGGGTAAAGAATTATCCCTAGCGGACTATAAAGGAAAACGTGTCATTTTAAATTTTTGGGCGACGTGGTGTCCGCCTTGTAAAGCTGAAATGCCACATATGCAAACATATTTTGAAGAGTATGCTGAGGAACAAAATGCTATTGTTTTAGCTGTAAATTTAACTTCACAAGATAATGGTATAAAAAAGATTCAACAGTTTAACTCAGAGTATAATTTAACTTTCCCTGTTTTGTTAGACGAAAAAGGAGATGTAGCATCTCAATATGGAATAATTACAATTCCAACAACGTTTGTTCTAGATGAAGAAGGTTATATTGATAAAAAGATATCAGGACCAGTGTCTGAACATATGCTCATTAATTTACTAGAACAATTGGCTAAATAATCTTGCATTCGTTTAAGGTAATAAATCTAAGTATTTTATTGATGCTACAATGCTCTAAAAACTATGAGGGAATTGCATGATTATCGCTTCCGAGATCATATCGGCCATTTCCAAAGCCTCTTTCTCAATCCTATCAAAGACATCTATGCTGCCTTTATAATTTTTCTGAATCATATTAACCGCTTCGTTTTTTGTTAAAGCTAAATGGGAATAAAACATTTTCTGAAATTCTTCTTTATTTATATACGGATTAATACTACTTAGGAAATTTACAATATCGTCTGCATTTCTATACCATTCTTTCTCTTTTTCCTCTGCTGTTTTTGAATCACCTTTTATAGCAGCTGTCACTAATTCGGCAGCAATTACTAAATGCTCCTTTATGAGCGCAGTATATCGATCAGCAATTTGATCACCATAAAAAGGTCGGATACTATTGCCCATATCCGGGGCATTTCTTAAGAGTCGTTCTTGCACTGGCTGTAGATCAGGCGAGTTAAATACTAAGCTGGTTATCGTCATTCTTGTCCAGTAGACGTGCTGTTCCCAAAGTAGGCGGTTTAAATTTTTGAAATCAACCTCTGCTTTACTAATGCACGAGTGCTCATAAATGAAAGGCATCTGATATGGAAAGTATCTTACTGTATTACTACAATACAAGTACGGAGTCCCGCATACAGGTCCATGAGGAAAAGAGGGAAATTCATTTGAGTAAGGGTACACTTTACATCCACTCCCTATTTTTCTTAAAAGGCTATAAGCTAGGATACTCCTATTAACTCGTTAATGTGATTAGAAAAGATAGAAGGTTAACAAAATTAATTTTTTCTCAGTTAAATATCCAGATTCCTTCATTTTAAGGGACCTTCTCTTGAAAATGAATATACAATTTACTTTGTTTCTATTAGTTTTCGGATGTCTTTGGACTAAGCCGAGATTAACGAAAAAAGCGTAGAGAAAAGTTGTAGACTCACTTCTCTCCACGCCAAACTCAAGGTAATGGTGTGCATTGTCTTCGTCCAAAGTAAACCCGATTACGATCAAGTGCAGACCAGGGAGCTTGCATTTTTCTTTTATGTATCAATTTCCTTTTAAAAATGAAATTAGATCTTGGTGATTTTCAGGCGTCACACCGTGACCGTCACTGTAAGTTTTAAATATCACGTTTGCTTCTTGCTCTACAAAGAAATCTCTGCTTTTTGCACCCCACTGAGATGGAATAACGTAATCATAGTCACCGTGTGAAATAAAGATGTTCAAATGGTCTACCGGGCGTTTGCTATACTCTTCTTTTACAAATTTAGGTATATACCCACTCAACGCCACTGCTCGACTAATTTCATCTCCCAGAGTCAGTGCTAAAGTTTGTGCAAGCACCGCTCCTTGGCTAAAGCCGAGTACTGTAATGTTAGTGGGATCTAGCTCATACTCTACAATCGCCTCTCGGATAAATGCTTGAATATACGTTACTACTTTATCGAATACATCACGGATTGGTTTGCCTGCTTCTTCAATGGTAAAAAAAGCGTATCCTGGATTCGAAACAATCGGACCGCGTAAGCTGAATATATGATGAGTATTCTCCAAATCCTCTACAAGCTGTGGTAAGTCTTCTTCATTACTGCCCATGCCGTGCAATAAAAATATCGAAGGTTGCTTTTCGCCATTTGATTGAGGCGCAGTATGTTTAAAAGTAAAAGGTGATTTCATTCGTTGATCTTCCTTTCAGGTTGAAGTACATCCATTTTATCATAGGAGATTACCTTGTTATACGTGTGTCATCCTAAGAAACTTCCGTCGAAGCGTTTGTTGCGCTAACACCAAGCGTTTTTTTTGCCATTTCAATATTTTAAATTTTGTGGATGAATAATAATGACAAAAGTTCACATCCTAACATCACTTGCAAATATAAAGGAGGAGCTTTTAATGCGTAAAATATTAACAATACCTATGACTTTACTTCTCGTAAGTTCATTGGTAGGCTGTGGAACTAATGATACGGATGATCAGAAGGACAATGTCAATACAACTACAGAATCGGAAGTAAATAAAGAGACAACGACTGAGGAAACGACTACTAATGATGTGAATCAAACGAACGACCACAAGCTTGAATTAGCAGATGATGTTGCTGATAAAATTACAAAATTAGAAGAAGTGGAAAGTGCAAATGTAATTGTAACGGATAATAACGCATATGTAGGGGTCATGCTGAAAGAAGGAGTAAGCTCGACTGAAGAGCTCGACAAGAAAATTGCAGATGAAGCAAGAGCGGCGAATGCTGATTTTGACAATGTGTATGTGTCAACGAACCCAGACTTTGCTAAGCAATTTACCGAATATGGTGAAAAAATTAGAGCAAATGAGCCGGTAGAAGGATTTTTTGAAGAATTTTCTGACACTGTAAAAAGAGTATTCCCTGATGCACATTAATTGCTTGTAAAAGTGGCTTAGCGTATCAATCCAAATTTTGAAGGAACCGGTTTCCAAAGGGAGCCGGTTTTTTCGTCTTGAAAAGTAAGTTGTTAGCTGGAATATCACCGTACACAATTTTTCAAGGATGTGTTTTTATTCTAATAAATGTCGATTTAATTTTCTCAAATGTACAGTAATTCACGATTTCTTCGAAAAATGCTAGGATATATAAGTTGGGTTTAATTAAAAATAAGGCTATGTAAAATAAGATTATAGTTTTTGGAAGAATATAGATGTGAATAAAATCCGCGAGACTCCTGCGAAAAAACGGGCTACTAAGACCACGCAATGAGCTTATAGGAACAAATCCTACATTCGCCACATCCGTGTGGCAACAGATTCGTGACCAATATCCTGTTGCCCTGAGGAGGCCAGACAGTTTGTCAGCGGAAAGCGAGTGGATTTCCTTCATATCATCATGATCGTTTAATAGAGCTAAAAATAAAAGGAGGTCTGTTCATGAGACAAGCGGCAACCCTAGTAAACACGATGCGGTGTAACCTAATGATGACGAATAAAGCACGCAAAGGAATTCAGGAATGGTCAACTGATGAACATGCCTTTTTTAACATACAAAGATCTTTTGAAGTGCATATTGAAAAGCGACCAGTCAATTCGCATGGCAATATCTCTCTTTCTCTTTACTTTGATAATACAACGAATACAGTGTTGGCAGAAAAGTTAACTGGAAGAGTGGCGGTAATGGAGTGTGTACTACAAAATGACGGTTTTCTTGCTACTGGTTTTCACGTGCGTGGCATGAAAGTTCCAGTACGAACGAATAGACGCCTTTCGGTAGATTTAACTTTTGTTACTGCCCGTAATAATGGTGCAGGAATGCCAATTCAATTACATACAAAGATTCGAGAATTACCTGTAGCGGAAGAACGTTCGGAATACGTAAAGAAACGAATTTCCAGTTGGGAAGGCTATTTGAAAATTCAAGAACGCAATGCGGACATTGCGGATATTACAGCAGCTTACTCCAAGCTACTATTAAACGAAGACTTCAGTAGAATGACACTAATCGGTAGTAATGTGAACAATAATGAATGGAATAAATTAAAGGGTCTAAGTGTTACTTTGAAAGGGTTTCAAAATGACGTGGGTGAAGTGCTAAAAGTAGATCGAAATAAGAAGACGATCGAAATCGAAATCAAGCCCAAGTTTCGAGAGATGGCAAGACGAAATCAGTTGCATCCGAAATTAAAAGAAGCTGTATTTAGCAATTTTGCTACCCTTAGCCAAATTAGACGCCTTCGAAAAGGATTTGAAGACTTACAAAATGGCCTTGCAGCAAATGCTAACTTAGAAAAAATATTATTTGAAGATCGTCCGACTATACGTATTACAAGTAAGCAAGAGAAATTAAAATTTCATAATCAACTCAATGAGTTTCAGCAAGAGGCTGTTATTGGGGCTATGTCTGCAGAGGATCTTTATGTCATTCAAGGACCACCAGGAACAGGAAAGACTACGGTAATTTCAGAAATATGTCAGCAGAACGCCAAAGCTGGGCTTCGGACTTTAGTTGCTTCCCAATCAAACTTAGCGGTAGATAATGCGTTAAGTCGTTTACTTTCGAATAAAGACATTCGGATTTTACGC is part of the Psychrobacillus sp. FSL H8-0483 genome and encodes:
- a CDS encoding redoxin domain-containing protein yields the protein MVAAEWYKIFSLTVPSTWIAFILAAVLTGFILYVKFGKETSSQFGDILFVFLFVWKFSVLFTDFSNVIKHPWMLLYFSGEQTGVYIGVVSVILYILYRQLRQKVLLNDSMHFAFMSFYSSYAVLVVFFNQSSLYKVLLTLGVAVFLGWLLMNYAASINWCLPFLFVFGALHLILQGTLLSTSMITASMLGLFLFLKASNEGVLINKKGISLSILALLFGAILWTIDEAVVKQEQINQEIEVVSSEGKEKAPNFTLTSLSGKELSLADYKGKRVILNFWATWCPPCKAEMPHMQTYFEEYAEEQNAIVLAVNLTSQDNGIKKIQQFNSEYNLTFPVLLDEKGDVASQYGIITIPTTFVLDEEGYIDKKISGPVSEHMLINLLEQLAK
- a CDS encoding YhcN/YlaJ family sporulation lipoprotein encodes the protein MRKILTIPMTLLLVSSLVGCGTNDTDDQKDNVNTTTESEVNKETTTEETTTNDVNQTNDHKLELADDVADKITKLEEVESANVIVTDNNAYVGVMLKEGVSSTEELDKKIADEARAANADFDNVYVSTNPDFAKQFTEYGEKIRANEPVEGFFEEFSDTVKRVFPDAH
- a CDS encoding dienelactone hydrolase family protein, coding for MKSPFTFKHTAPQSNGEKQPSIFLLHGMGSNEEDLPQLVEDLENTHHIFSLRGPIVSNPGYAFFTIEEAGKPIRDVFDKVVTYIQAFIREAIVEYELDPTNITVLGFSQGAVLAQTLALTLGDEISRAVALSGYIPKFVKEEYSKRPVDHLNIFISHGDYDYVIPSQWGAKSRDFFVEQEANVIFKTYSDGHGVTPENHQDLISFLKGN